Proteins encoded by one window of Geobacter sp. DSM 9736:
- a CDS encoding PAS domain-containing sensor histidine kinase, giving the protein MDHTMTADEASLRSEHVLRALLNVTTEESIWFLDRDGIILMANETGARRFGRTPADMVGLPAEDFLPPEVREPRMALFRQVVETGESLQFIDERDGIRLHHSLCPVREENGCVTGVVSCSRDITGCSQAEESLRESLERLVLAVQGGRAGIWESDPETGETSWREGMAELLAVPADRADAESRHRLEFLHPEDRDRAENEFKAALEEKASLETEYRVVRGDGSVRWFASRAKTVTTPGRKIIGVDYDITELKAAEENLRRSVERYEQQVRLFDAVVSTTPDFVYVFDLQGRFLYANRRLLEVWGMNLPDIVGRTCRELGYEQWHHDMHMREIAQVIATKAPIKGEVPFEAQRTGIFGVYEYIFTPVLGAGGEVELIAGTTRDVTDRKQAEEELRKAHDELEQRVAERTALLENTVKELREKEHMLIHQSRMAAMGEMISNIAHQWRQPLNSLGLLVQGLPLLHRKDVLNEESLGKAVKMAMELITHMSGTIDDFRNFFKPEREKVHFRLGDVVTDGIKLIEAAFKSRQIDITVHCEEDPEIYGYPSEYAQVVLNILSNAKDAFEERRTSDPQVFVTISTRYSRSLLTIRDNAGGIEEGIIGKVFEPYFTTKGSQGTGIGLFMAKNIIEKNMGGRIGVRNTEQGAEFFIEV; this is encoded by the coding sequence ATGGATCACACCATGACTGCTGATGAGGCTTCGCTTCGGAGCGAGCATGTACTGCGCGCCCTCCTGAACGTCACCACCGAGGAGTCGATCTGGTTCCTCGACAGGGACGGGATCATTCTGATGGCGAATGAAACGGGAGCCCGCAGATTCGGCCGCACGCCTGCGGATATGGTCGGGCTTCCTGCCGAAGATTTTCTTCCTCCCGAAGTGCGGGAACCTAGAATGGCTCTGTTCCGACAGGTGGTGGAAACGGGTGAGTCTCTCCAGTTCATCGACGAGCGAGACGGGATCAGGCTTCACCACAGTCTCTGTCCGGTCAGGGAGGAGAATGGCTGTGTCACCGGAGTCGTCTCCTGCAGCCGCGACATTACCGGATGCAGTCAGGCCGAGGAATCGCTGCGGGAGAGCCTGGAGCGGCTGGTCCTGGCGGTTCAGGGTGGAAGGGCCGGCATTTGGGAGAGCGACCCGGAGACGGGAGAGACCTCGTGGCGGGAGGGGATGGCCGAACTTCTTGCGGTCCCGGCCGATCGGGCAGACGCCGAAAGCAGGCACCGGCTGGAATTCCTCCATCCGGAAGACCGTGACCGCGCAGAGAACGAATTCAAGGCGGCCCTTGAAGAAAAGGCTTCCCTGGAGACGGAGTACCGTGTGGTTCGCGGGGATGGTTCTGTCCGCTGGTTCGCTTCACGGGCGAAGACCGTTACCACCCCCGGCCGGAAGATTATCGGCGTCGACTATGACATCACCGAGCTCAAAGCAGCCGAGGAGAACCTGAGGAGATCTGTGGAGCGTTACGAGCAGCAGGTTCGGCTCTTTGACGCAGTTGTCTCCACCACCCCTGATTTCGTGTACGTTTTCGATCTGCAGGGGCGCTTTCTCTACGCTAACCGCCGGCTGCTGGAGGTGTGGGGGATGAACCTGCCCGACATCGTTGGCAGGACCTGCCGGGAGCTGGGATACGAGCAGTGGCATCACGACATGCACATGCGCGAGATCGCCCAGGTCATCGCTACGAAAGCTCCCATAAAGGGAGAAGTCCCCTTCGAAGCTCAAAGAACAGGGATCTTCGGTGTTTACGAATATATCTTTACGCCTGTGCTCGGAGCTGGGGGAGAAGTCGAACTTATCGCGGGGACGACACGGGATGTCACCGACCGCAAACAGGCTGAAGAGGAGCTGCGGAAAGCTCATGATGAGCTGGAGCAGCGGGTGGCGGAACGTACCGCTCTGCTGGAAAATACCGTGAAGGAGTTAAGGGAAAAGGAGCACATGCTCATCCACCAGAGCCGGATGGCGGCTATGGGTGAGATGATCAGCAACATAGCCCATCAATGGCGCCAGCCCCTCAATTCTTTGGGACTTCTGGTCCAGGGCCTGCCGCTCCTTCACAGGAAGGACGTCCTGAACGAGGAGTCACTGGGGAAGGCGGTCAAAATGGCGATGGAACTTATTACCCACATGTCGGGTACCATCGACGACTTCAGGAACTTTTTCAAGCCGGAGAGGGAAAAGGTTCATTTCAGGCTGGGAGATGTGGTCACTGACGGCATCAAACTCATCGAGGCGGCCTTCAAAAGCCGCCAGATCGACATCACGGTGCATTGTGAGGAGGACCCGGAGATCTACGGCTACCCCAGCGAGTATGCCCAGGTGGTGCTGAATATACTGAGCAACGCGAAGGATGCATTCGAGGAGCGCCGGACCAGTGACCCGCAGGTCTTTGTCACCATATCTACAAGGTATTCACGGTCGCTGCTGACAATCCGCGACAATGCCGGGGGGATTGAGGAAGGCATCATCGGCAAGGTCTTCGAGCCCTACTTTACTACAAAAGGCTCTCAAGGCACGGGGATCGGCCTCTTCATGGCTAAAAACATCATAGAGAAAAACATGGGCGGCAGGATAGGCGTACGCAACACGGAGCAGGGCGCGGAGTTCTTCATCGAAGTCTGA
- a CDS encoding S8 family serine peptidase encodes MKKLTFLFLLLMSSAVATAELNASAHSLRPAGAPHLSIPHLEKIDRSLKEKGSAKIIVRLAPPVELNGTFQLDAELKEKAAAGRQRTAIAAAQHRVLARLSRKNAASAKKFDFIPYMALDVDPADFETLAGSAEIDAIEEDIPVPPALAQSVPLIGGDAGGMFNGYTGTGQVVAILDTGVDKNHPFLSGKVVAEACYSTTYTPDGSTAVCTRGSTAPGSGANCSSAVEGCDHGTHVAGIAAGKGPTFSGVAKDAGIVAVQVFSQFPVSACGVGATGPCVMSYTSDQISALQYVYSLRGTYSISSVNMSLGGGSYGSYCDASQASLKAAVDNLRAAGIATVIASGNEGYAASISAPACISTAISVGATTKSDYVASYSNSASILTLLAPGSAISSSVPGSGYASWDGTSMATPHVAGAWAILKSVKPAATVDEILTALLNSGTSITDIRNGLVKRRIEVDTAASILGNVTGHPLTVTKTGAGSGTVSGSMGIYCGTSCTASVPEGTTVTLTATPAGSSAFAGWSGACSGTASTCTFTMNGSKTVQAEFIATTSVGSESFSSGASPAAWTVSGTSAGWRFDDPARRGNQTGGSGGFAVVDSDYAGRVTMDTVLKSPIYDLTSFTKAYLSFRTYFRYYSDEICDVDLSTDGGATWNNVWRKSGADHGPSAEKLDISALAAGRQYVAVRFRYYNARYDWYWQIDDFALSGVRSTATYTVTGTVTGSNGSIASASPVTVTSGTSATFAVSPAAGHKPGDVGGTCPAGSFTGNSYTTGTISADCYVNFSFTPLTFTIGTATSGNGTITCTPWTLVTYSTPAACTAIPGSGNFLAAVTVDGVPRTVSERTSFTHSFGPITSDHSVSATFAAIVPPPPPQISSATAGNQTATVSFTAPSDDGGSTITGYTVTAAPGNITATGTGSPITVTGLSNGTSYTFTVTATNAAGSSQPSSPSDSVTPVRYDTLNVTPSGTGTGRVDSNPAGIACISGSSAGCSASFSDTATVSLQAVPSWDADFAGWSGDCSGTGTCTVSMGAARNVSAAFVRKETVSVAETMQRYSTLQSAYNALGNDSTIRLQASTFHEDIVLDKPITTVLEGGKDGSFLTDIGFTTINGSLTIAGGTALISNIIIR; translated from the coding sequence ATGAAAAAGCTGACATTTCTTTTCCTCCTGTTAATGTCATCAGCCGTTGCAACCGCTGAACTCAACGCGTCGGCACACTCTCTCCGCCCGGCCGGTGCGCCCCACCTCTCCATTCCTCATTTGGAAAAGATAGACAGGTCGCTCAAGGAGAAAGGGTCCGCAAAGATCATTGTCCGTCTGGCTCCCCCGGTGGAACTGAACGGCACGTTCCAGCTCGATGCGGAACTTAAGGAGAAGGCCGCTGCCGGGAGGCAGCGGACCGCAATAGCCGCCGCCCAGCACCGGGTCCTCGCCAGACTCTCCCGCAAAAATGCCGCCAGCGCCAAGAAGTTCGATTTCATCCCTTACATGGCTCTGGATGTGGATCCTGCCGATTTTGAAACTCTCGCTGGCTCCGCTGAAATAGACGCGATAGAGGAGGACATACCGGTCCCGCCGGCGCTGGCCCAAAGCGTGCCCCTTATCGGAGGAGACGCCGGCGGAATGTTCAATGGATACACCGGCACCGGCCAGGTAGTGGCAATCCTCGACACCGGCGTCGACAAGAACCACCCTTTCCTCTCCGGGAAAGTGGTCGCCGAAGCATGCTATTCCACCACGTATACCCCGGACGGGTCCACGGCGGTCTGCACCAGGGGATCTACGGCTCCGGGCTCGGGCGCCAACTGCAGCTCAGCTGTGGAGGGTTGCGACCATGGGACCCACGTTGCAGGTATCGCCGCAGGCAAAGGCCCGACCTTCAGCGGTGTGGCAAAGGACGCGGGCATAGTTGCCGTGCAGGTCTTCTCACAGTTCCCCGTTTCCGCCTGCGGCGTCGGCGCAACAGGGCCCTGCGTCATGTCGTACACGTCCGACCAGATCAGCGCTCTTCAGTACGTTTACAGCCTCCGCGGCACCTACAGCATATCGTCGGTGAACATGAGCCTTGGAGGCGGCTCCTACGGGAGCTATTGCGACGCTTCTCAGGCTTCCCTCAAGGCGGCCGTCGACAACCTGCGCGCAGCGGGGATCGCCACGGTGATCGCCTCCGGCAACGAGGGGTATGCAGCCAGCATCTCTGCCCCGGCATGTATCTCCACAGCCATCAGTGTCGGGGCGACCACCAAGTCGGATTATGTGGCATCCTACTCCAACAGCGCCTCGATCCTCACTCTACTGGCACCGGGGTCCGCCATAAGTTCATCCGTTCCCGGGAGCGGATATGCGTCATGGGACGGCACATCCATGGCCACCCCGCATGTCGCCGGAGCCTGGGCCATCCTCAAGTCGGTAAAGCCCGCCGCCACCGTGGACGAGATCCTCACGGCGCTTCTCAACTCGGGGACCAGCATCACCGATATCCGAAACGGTCTGGTGAAGCGAAGAATAGAGGTCGATACCGCCGCAAGCATCCTGGGCAATGTAACGGGCCATCCCCTCACTGTTACGAAAACCGGTGCGGGAAGCGGCACGGTGAGCGGGTCCATGGGGATATACTGCGGAACGTCCTGTACCGCTTCGGTGCCCGAAGGCACCACCGTCACCCTTACGGCAACGCCTGCCGGCAGCTCCGCCTTCGCCGGCTGGTCGGGAGCCTGCAGCGGCACAGCATCCACCTGTACATTCACCATGAATGGCAGCAAGACCGTCCAGGCGGAATTCATCGCCACCACGTCCGTCGGCTCAGAATCCTTTTCAAGCGGCGCTAGTCCTGCCGCGTGGACCGTCTCCGGCACATCTGCCGGGTGGCGCTTCGACGACCCCGCCCGTCGGGGAAACCAGACCGGTGGCAGCGGCGGCTTTGCCGTGGTCGACAGCGACTACGCCGGACGCGTCACCATGGATACAGTCCTGAAGTCCCCGATCTACGACCTCACCAGCTTCACCAAGGCCTACCTGAGCTTCCGTACATATTTCCGGTACTACAGCGACGAGATCTGCGATGTGGATCTTAGCACCGATGGCGGGGCGACCTGGAACAACGTCTGGAGAAAGAGCGGAGCCGATCACGGACCTTCCGCCGAAAAGCTCGATATATCCGCACTGGCGGCCGGAAGGCAGTATGTGGCCGTCAGGTTCCGCTACTACAACGCCAGATACGACTGGTACTGGCAGATCGATGATTTCGCCCTTTCGGGAGTGAGGAGCACCGCCACATATACGGTGACCGGAACCGTCACCGGGTCCAACGGAAGCATTGCGTCGGCCAGCCCGGTCACCGTAACCAGCGGCACCTCGGCCACCTTCGCGGTCAGCCCGGCGGCAGGACACAAACCGGGCGACGTCGGCGGCACCTGCCCGGCGGGAAGCTTCACCGGCAACAGCTACACCACCGGGACCATTTCCGCGGACTGTTACGTCAACTTCTCCTTCACCCCCCTGACATTCACCATCGGCACGGCAACAAGCGGCAACGGCACGATTACCTGCACCCCGTGGACTCTGGTCACCTACAGCACTCCCGCAGCCTGCACCGCCATTCCCGGCTCCGGGAACTTCCTGGCTGCAGTTACTGTAGATGGGGTCCCTCGAACTGTCTCGGAGCGGACATCATTCACCCATTCCTTCGGCCCGATTACATCAGACCACAGCGTGAGCGCCACATTCGCCGCCATCGTCCCTCCGCCCCCCCCACAGATCAGCTCCGCAACTGCAGGCAACCAGACCGCGACCGTCTCCTTCACCGCACCGTCTGACGACGGAGGCAGCACCATCACCGGCTACACGGTCACCGCCGCACCGGGGAACATTACCGCAACCGGGACAGGCAGCCCCATCACCGTCACAGGCCTTAGCAACGGTACCTCCTACACATTCACCGTCACGGCAACCAACGCCGCCGGAAGCAGCCAGCCCTCCAGCCCCTCCGACAGCGTCACGCCGGTGCGGTACGACACACTGAACGTCACGCCAAGCGGCACCGGTACTGGGCGGGTCGACAGCAACCCGGCAGGCATAGCCTGTATCAGCGGGTCCTCCGCCGGGTGCAGTGCTTCGTTCAGCGATACCGCCACCGTCAGCCTCCAGGCCGTGCCCTCATGGGACGCGGACTTTGCCGGGTGGAGCGGGGACTGCAGCGGCACTGGAACCTGCACCGTTTCAATGGGCGCAGCCAGAAACGTAAGTGCGGCCTTCGTCCGGAAAGAGACTGTATCGGTGGCGGAAACGATGCAGAGATATTCCACCCTGCAGTCCGCCTACAACGCCCTGGGTAACGACAGCACCATCAGGCTGCAGGCCTCCACCTTCCATGAAGATATCGTACTGGACAAGCCGATAACTACCGTTCTGGAAGGGGGGAAAGACGGCTCTTTCCTCACCGACATCGGATTCACTACCATTAACGGCTCGCTGACGATAGCCGGCGGTACCGCGCTCATCAGCAACATCATAATCCGCTAG
- a CDS encoding PAS domain S-box protein: MKLSRSEHTSLLRIIVAYLIFGTLWIYTSDRVLAALVAEHDLRFLISVYKGILFILFSALLLYPLMLGYARRAKRAEEEARYHSKKLQLALNAARMGTFDMDTASRTVAWDENSLALFGVPADGRTTYEEVLKLIHPEDRHLIENATRQACDPASGSTFQLEYRVPMPDGTVRWLASRGQAYVEMENRSPPLRIIGINIDITERKQAEEELRESERRFRMIADLLPNLVWTATANGAVDFINRTFENYVGLKEHDNIAILAGIHPEDRMATEEKWLHSVETGDQYEVEHRIRRHDGDYRWHLCRSVPLRSRLGEIIKWYGTSTDIHDLKLALERIESILDSMSDGFIALDRQWRITYFNRRAEELTGMRARDMLGQTYWEKRPESSGSWIEEEYRRAMQTKEPASFHEYYSYQQEKKLFEVHIRPYADGMAIFFRDITEQKRTEEAMGRLAAIVDSAEDAIFSEDLNGIIQTWNKGAERLYGYPAEETLGRHVSMLFPPGLEQEGLEMVRKMREGIQDRFETVRLRKDGTTVPVELTLSPITDARGNIIGASKIVHNITERKQVERRLRYTIAALERSNRELQQFAYVASHDLQEPLRNVTRYVELLALKYRGLLDEKADRYIGFAVEGANRISALVNDILAFFELGSPTWNPAPVSMKEVAEKALEGVKQRLDEIGAVITMDALPRITGDMGQLVQLIRNLVENALSFRRKDVRPSVHISVSRLQHEWLFGVHDNGIGIESQYFDQIFVMFQRLNPRSRYPGTGMGLAICRKIVESHGGRIWVESTPGEGSTFWFTLPEEIRP; this comes from the coding sequence ATGAAGCTCTCCAGGTCCGAGCACACAAGCCTTCTGCGCATCATCGTCGCCTACCTTATCTTCGGTACGCTCTGGATCTACACTTCCGACCGAGTCCTCGCCGCGCTGGTGGCCGAGCACGACCTCAGGTTCCTCATCTCGGTATACAAGGGGATTCTTTTCATCCTTTTCTCCGCGCTGCTTCTCTATCCGCTGATGCTGGGGTACGCGCGGAGAGCGAAGCGGGCCGAAGAAGAGGCGCGCTACCATTCGAAGAAGCTCCAGCTGGCGCTTAATGCCGCACGGATGGGAACATTCGACATGGACACAGCTTCCCGCACAGTGGCCTGGGACGAGAATTCGCTGGCCCTGTTCGGGGTTCCGGCAGACGGCCGCACGACGTATGAGGAGGTGCTTAAGCTCATCCACCCCGAAGACCGGCACCTCATCGAGAATGCTACGCGGCAGGCTTGCGACCCTGCATCCGGCAGCACCTTCCAGCTCGAATACCGTGTACCGATGCCGGATGGAACCGTTCGCTGGCTGGCGTCCAGGGGGCAAGCCTATGTTGAGATGGAGAACCGGAGCCCTCCCCTCAGGATCATCGGCATCAACATCGACATCACGGAACGGAAGCAGGCGGAAGAAGAGCTGCGCGAAAGCGAGCGGCGATTCAGGATGATCGCCGACCTCCTGCCGAACCTGGTATGGACGGCTACGGCCAACGGCGCCGTCGACTTCATCAACCGCACCTTTGAGAATTATGTTGGTCTGAAAGAGCACGACAACATTGCGATACTCGCCGGGATCCATCCCGAGGACCGGATGGCTACGGAAGAGAAATGGCTGCATTCGGTCGAAACAGGGGATCAGTACGAAGTCGAGCACAGGATCAGGCGGCACGACGGCGACTACCGGTGGCATCTCTGCCGGAGCGTTCCGCTCCGCTCAAGACTTGGGGAGATCATAAAGTGGTATGGCACGTCCACCGACATACATGATCTTAAATTAGCACTGGAAAGGATAGAGAGCATCCTGGACAGCATGAGCGACGGCTTCATCGCTCTGGACCGGCAGTGGAGGATAACCTATTTCAATCGAAGGGCCGAGGAGCTTACCGGGATGCGAGCTCGCGACATGCTGGGACAAACCTACTGGGAAAAACGTCCCGAATCTTCAGGCTCCTGGATAGAGGAGGAATACCGGCGGGCGATGCAGACGAAGGAGCCGGCGAGCTTCCACGAATACTACTCATATCAGCAGGAAAAAAAGCTCTTCGAGGTACATATCCGCCCGTATGCCGACGGCATGGCGATCTTCTTCCGCGACATCACCGAGCAGAAACGTACTGAGGAAGCCATGGGAAGGCTTGCCGCCATCGTCGACAGCGCCGAAGACGCCATCTTCAGCGAAGACCTGAACGGCATCATACAGACCTGGAACAAGGGGGCCGAAAGACTTTACGGGTATCCGGCGGAAGAAACACTCGGTAGGCACGTTTCGATGCTCTTCCCCCCCGGCCTTGAACAGGAGGGGCTGGAAATGGTGAGAAAAATGCGGGAAGGAATCCAGGACCGCTTTGAGACGGTGCGCCTGCGTAAAGACGGCACGACAGTTCCAGTAGAGCTTACCCTCTCCCCCATCACCGATGCCAGGGGCAACATCATCGGGGCCTCCAAGATCGTCCACAACATAACTGAGCGGAAACAGGTCGAGCGAAGGCTGCGCTACACAATAGCCGCCCTGGAGCGCTCCAACCGGGAACTCCAGCAGTTCGCCTATGTGGCGTCTCACGACCTCCAGGAACCGTTGCGTAACGTGACGCGCTACGTGGAGCTTCTTGCCCTGAAATACCGGGGGCTCCTGGACGAGAAAGCGGACAGGTACATCGGATTCGCGGTGGAGGGAGCCAATCGCATCTCAGCCCTGGTGAACGATATTCTCGCCTTTTTCGAACTTGGCTCCCCAACGTGGAACCCGGCTCCGGTTTCAATGAAAGAGGTAGCCGAAAAGGCCCTCGAAGGGGTAAAGCAGCGACTGGATGAAATTGGAGCTGTCATTACCATGGACGCACTGCCCCGCATCACCGGCGACATGGGACAGCTCGTGCAACTGATCCGGAACCTCGTGGAGAATGCCCTGAGCTTCAGACGGAAGGATGTCCGGCCCTCTGTCCACATTTCCGTCAGCCGATTACAGCACGAATGGCTGTTCGGGGTCCACGACAACGGCATCGGCATCGAGTCCCAGTACTTCGATCAGATCTTCGTCATGTTCCAGCGGCTTAATCCCCGGTCCCGGTATCCGGGCACCGGCATGGGGCTCGCCATCTGCCGCAAGATCGTGGAATCGCACGGAGGAAGAATATGGGTGGAATCGACGCCGGGCGAAGGCTCGACCTTCTGGTTCACCCTTCCCGAGGAGATACGACCATGA
- a CDS encoding sensor histidine kinase: MNLQETAATVNWEQFSFDFLSECQQKQRQEEKRRKSQELLEKRVRERTLELAQAVESLQREVQKKEEAKELQHHEMLHRLQEAEEQREKERYLIQQNRLAAMGEMVNNIAHQWRQPLNTLGLYIQQMPIMFSLGEATEAYISTTAEKCMTIIHHMSATIDDFRNYFRRSEEAATFSPAEILQQAVSIMEGSFREIGIGVKLQILNDPPVTGHPGEFAQVILNILLNARDQLVENEIEAPEVAVTLSGVNGRTVIAIADNAGGIGPDLLDKIFEPYFTTKGPDKGTGIGLFMSKAIIEKNMGGTLRARNTGRGAEFIIEL, from the coding sequence ATGAATCTGCAAGAAACCGCAGCTACGGTGAATTGGGAGCAGTTCAGCTTCGATTTCCTGTCGGAATGCCAGCAGAAACAGCGGCAGGAAGAAAAAAGGAGGAAATCGCAGGAACTGCTGGAAAAACGTGTTCGGGAGCGGACTCTCGAATTGGCGCAAGCGGTTGAAAGCCTGCAGCGCGAGGTGCAGAAAAAAGAGGAGGCCAAGGAACTGCAGCACCATGAGATGCTGCACCGCCTTCAGGAAGCGGAGGAACAACGGGAAAAGGAAAGATACCTGATCCAGCAGAACCGTCTCGCGGCAATGGGAGAGATGGTGAACAACATAGCCCACCAGTGGCGTCAGCCGCTCAACACGCTGGGGCTCTACATTCAGCAGATGCCCATCATGTTCAGCCTGGGAGAAGCTACCGAAGCCTACATAAGCACTACGGCCGAGAAATGCATGACGATCATCCACCACATGTCTGCGACCATAGATGATTTCAGGAACTACTTCCGACGCAGCGAGGAAGCCGCCACCTTCTCCCCCGCCGAAATACTGCAACAGGCCGTCTCCATAATGGAGGGGAGTTTCAGGGAGATCGGCATAGGGGTTAAGCTGCAGATTCTGAATGACCCGCCGGTCACGGGGCATCCTGGCGAATTCGCACAGGTGATCCTGAACATTCTTCTAAATGCCCGGGATCAGCTGGTGGAGAACGAGATCGAGGCGCCCGAGGTAGCGGTGACACTTTCGGGGGTGAACGGTAGGACGGTGATCGCTATCGCCGACAATGCGGGAGGAATCGGTCCCGATCTTCTGGACAAGATCTTCGAGCCCTATTTCACGACGAAGGGTCCCGACAAGGGAACGGGCATCGGCCTGTTCATGTCCAAGGCGATAATCGAGAAGAACATGGGTGGGACATTGAGGGCGAGAAATACAGGCAGGGGCGCGGAGTTCATCATAGAACTGTAG
- a CDS encoding response regulator transcription factor, with the protein MTSRSNVSVLVCEDDEIALELISKMISLCFPDFSVMCANNGRKGLSDFSRYLPDILITDVNMPEIDGIKLAQLVQSIKPETKTILITAYGDKTIREASRDRAVTIDHYFLKPLSFDHLFDAIDDCVARLAV; encoded by the coding sequence TTGACGTCACGCAGCAATGTTTCCGTACTGGTGTGTGAGGATGACGAGATAGCCCTGGAACTGATAAGCAAGATGATTTCCCTCTGCTTTCCCGACTTCTCGGTAATGTGTGCAAACAACGGAAGAAAAGGGCTGAGTGACTTCAGCAGGTACCTTCCGGACATACTTATAACTGATGTCAATATGCCTGAAATAGATGGCATCAAACTGGCTCAGCTCGTTCAGTCCATAAAGCCGGAAACCAAGACAATCCTCATCACTGCTTATGGTGACAAAACCATTCGGGAGGCATCCAGGGACAGGGCCGTGACTATCGACCACTACTTCCTTAAACCTCTGAGCTTCGATCATCTGTTCGACGCCATCGATGACTGCGTTGCACGGTTGGCTGTCTAG